The following are from one region of the Polaribacter marinaquae genome:
- a CDS encoding protein-disulfide reductase DsbD family protein, with protein MKKLFLLLTLCFTVFANAQTEDNPLVWQTSIQKISDTEYDAVFTAKILKDWHLYSQYNPEDASQALEIVIPEGKKGYKLVGKAKESETTKEYSEVWEKEEIFFKNKATITQRVLIEDTNIDNITLEIYGQVCKQACIQIEDSFSFSLNGKTLEKEEVILDEKSRKLTEKLKLNLKNTELLKTDTTLDNNDGSSLMNIFLLGFIGGLLALLTPCVFPMIPLTVSFFTKQSQSKSKGIFNAILYGLFIVIIYMLLSVPFHLIDGLDPSILNTISTNIWLNIFFFIILVFFSLSFFGFYEITLPSSWGNKMDDASNIGGFIGIFFMALTLAIVSFSCTGPILGSLLAGSLGTVGNPAFQLSAGMTGFGLALALPFALFALFPNLLNALPKSGGWLNTTKVILGFLELAFAFKFLSNSDLVGHWEILKREIFIGIWIAIFIGLALYLFGKIKFPHDSPLKKLSFFRISFGVLVFAFVIYLIPGTFKNPTWSLSALSGFPPPQFYSIYQQESDCPLGLDCYKDFDEGLKAAQETNKPILLDFTGWACVNCRKMEENVWSDPSIYNILKDDYILISLYVDDNEKKLPEADQFSFKKANGKIKKIKTYGDKWSTFQVVNFKNASQPYYILMNANLEILNSPQQYTDIETYKNWLEKGIYNFKN; from the coding sequence ATGAAGAAACTATTTTTACTGCTTACATTATGTTTTACAGTTTTTGCAAATGCACAAACAGAAGACAATCCTTTAGTTTGGCAAACATCAATACAGAAAATTTCTGATACAGAATACGATGCTGTTTTTACTGCAAAAATCTTAAAAGATTGGCATTTATATTCGCAATACAATCCAGAAGATGCATCACAAGCTTTAGAAATTGTAATTCCTGAAGGTAAAAAAGGATACAAATTAGTTGGCAAAGCGAAAGAAAGTGAAACAACTAAAGAATATTCTGAAGTTTGGGAAAAAGAAGAAATTTTCTTTAAGAATAAAGCTACCATTACACAACGTGTTTTAATTGAAGATACAAATATTGATAATATAACTTTAGAAATTTACGGGCAAGTTTGTAAACAAGCTTGTATACAAATAGAAGATTCTTTCTCATTTTCTTTAAATGGTAAAACTCTAGAAAAAGAGGAAGTTATTTTAGATGAAAAAAGCAGAAAATTAACCGAAAAGTTAAAATTAAATTTAAAAAACACAGAATTACTTAAAACAGATACTACATTAGATAATAACGATGGTAGCTCTTTAATGAATATATTTCTTTTAGGTTTTATTGGTGGATTATTAGCACTTTTAACACCTTGTGTTTTCCCTATGATACCTTTAACAGTATCATTTTTTACAAAACAATCTCAAAGTAAAAGTAAAGGTATTTTTAATGCAATTTTATACGGATTATTTATCGTGATAATTTACATGCTTTTAAGTGTCCCTTTTCACTTAATTGATGGCTTAGACCCAAGTATTTTAAATACAATTTCAACCAATATTTGGTTAAACATCTTCTTTTTTATCATTTTAGTGTTTTTCTCTTTATCATTTTTTGGTTTTTATGAAATAACGTTACCAAGCTCTTGGGGAAATAAAATGGATGATGCATCCAACATTGGTGGTTTTATTGGCATTTTCTTTATGGCTTTAACTTTAGCTATTGTTTCATTTTCTTGTACTGGTCCAATTTTAGGTTCTTTGTTAGCAGGTTCTTTAGGTACAGTTGGCAATCCTGCTTTTCAGCTTTCTGCTGGTATGACTGGTTTCGGACTCGCTTTGGCTTTACCTTTTGCTTTATTTGCATTGTTTCCTAACTTGTTAAACGCCTTGCCTAAATCTGGCGGTTGGTTAAATACAACCAAAGTTATTCTTGGTTTTTTAGAATTGGCTTTTGCTTTTAAATTTTTATCAAATTCTGATTTAGTTGGCCATTGGGAAATTTTAAAACGTGAAATTTTTATAGGAATTTGGATTGCTATTTTTATTGGTTTAGCACTTTATTTATTCGGTAAAATTAAATTCCCACACGATTCTCCTCTTAAGAAATTGTCTTTTTTTAGAATTTCTTTTGGTGTATTAGTTTTTGCTTTTGTGATCTATTTAATTCCGGGAACATTTAAAAATCCTACTTGGAGTTTAAGCGCTTTAAGTGGTTTTCCTCCACCTCAATTTTACAGTATTTATCAGCAAGAATCAGATTGTCCTTTAGGTTTAGATTGTTATAAAGATTTTGATGAAGGTTTAAAGGCAGCACAAGAAACAAACAAACCTATTTTATTAGATTTTACAGGTTGGGCATGTGTAAATTGCCGTAAAATGGAAGAAAACGTATGGAGCGATCCATCAATTTATAATATTTTAAAAGACGATTATATTCTAATTTCATTGTATGTAGATGATAATGAAAAGAAGTTGCCAGAAGCAGATCAATTCAGTTTTAAAAAAGCAAACGGTAAAATAAAAAAGATTAAAACTTACGGTGATAAATGGTCTACATTTCAGGTTGTAAATTTTAAAAACGCATCGCAACCTTATTATATTTTGATGAATGCCAATTTAGAAATTTTAAACTCACCACAGCAATATACAGACATAGAAACGTATAAAAATTGGTTAGAAAAAGGAATTTATAATTTCAAAAATTAG